One window of Flavobacterium ammonificans genomic DNA carries:
- a CDS encoding TonB-dependent receptor, producing the protein MKKQIYIFIIALLTCFVSYAQETGSIEGNIISKDGLPLSGVSIRLGKKASISKTDVIGRFHFENFPVGLHTITIEAEGLKKQTQDVKVFANETTKVTFTLEEQMETLREIIIVIKESPNKRKISTVRSGLKPMDIPQSMQTIDNEVIMQQQAIRLSEVIKNANGVYVGSARGGTQESFWSRGYDMSANNMLKNGFRYNAGSIPEVSSLDKVEFLKGGSALLYGNVSPGGILNLVTKTPSFKKGGEVAIQSGSYSFYKPSIDFYGPLNKWIAYRLNASYENSENFREVVQRERYYINPSFLLNLSPKTQITLQGDFMNDNWTPDFGTIIIGKQIYDVPRGKYYGAVWSNGNTKTASASALLNHSFNKNWKLNFNSSYQNYDREWKGTERIQINNPNGTWSRPLGQNKNLEEILGEQLSLQGCFTTGKIKHQTFSGIDYENSVATANTFVFSPVYYDTINVFTFNPNNQTTAEPNAANTQKAITTTNRFGIYAQDLISFTEKFKMLAGIRWSWQEAQAATYKLTTNPVSITKGIRLQDKAFSPKIGFIYQPDKNSSVFASYSNSFTPNTGTTADLKPIEASIIDQYEIGIKKDFWNGILSTNVTVYQITNSNLSQTAEFKADGITQNTDTTIKVLNGETKSKGIEIDINAKPIDGLNIAAGYSYNDSRYSKTNKVNGGFIEGDRLVKTPANTANLSFFYNIPSGKLKGVSLGAIGNYIGERFGGWNDQYVVNTTTGAVTINDRDIPLQGYTTVDISAGYSHKKWSILCKLSNITNELNYTVHENYSVNPIAPRQIITNLKYKF; encoded by the coding sequence ATGAAAAAACAAATATACATTTTTATTATCGCCCTGCTCACTTGTTTTGTTAGCTATGCACAAGAAACAGGTTCGATTGAAGGAAACATAATTTCTAAAGACGGCTTACCACTTTCCGGTGTTTCAATTCGATTGGGTAAGAAAGCGTCAATTTCCAAAACAGATGTTATAGGAAGGTTTCATTTTGAAAATTTTCCGGTTGGTTTGCACACTATTACCATAGAAGCTGAAGGCCTGAAAAAACAAACCCAAGATGTTAAAGTGTTTGCGAATGAAACTACCAAAGTTACCTTTACTTTAGAGGAACAAATGGAGACATTAAGAGAAATTATTATCGTTATAAAAGAAAGTCCGAATAAAAGAAAAATAAGTACTGTTCGTTCTGGTTTAAAGCCAATGGATATTCCGCAAAGCATGCAAACTATAGACAATGAAGTTATTATGCAACAACAAGCTATTCGATTGAGCGAAGTAATAAAAAACGCAAACGGTGTCTATGTAGGATCAGCTCGTGGAGGAACACAAGAATCCTTTTGGTCTAGAGGCTATGATATGTCGGCAAATAATATGCTCAAAAATGGATTTCGCTACAATGCAGGATCCATTCCCGAAGTGTCTTCTTTGGACAAAGTGGAATTTTTAAAAGGGGGTTCGGCTTTATTATACGGTAATGTTTCTCCTGGAGGAATTCTAAATTTGGTTACCAAAACTCCATCCTTCAAAAAAGGGGGCGAAGTGGCAATACAATCAGGAAGTTATTCGTTTTACAAGCCTTCAATTGATTTTTACGGACCTTTAAATAAATGGATTGCGTACCGATTGAATGCTTCTTATGAAAATTCGGAAAATTTTAGAGAGGTAGTACAAAGAGAACGCTATTACATCAACCCATCGTTTTTATTGAATCTAAGTCCTAAAACGCAAATAACCTTACAAGGCGATTTTATGAATGATAATTGGACTCCCGATTTTGGTACAATTATAATTGGAAAGCAAATTTATGATGTACCAAGAGGAAAGTATTATGGTGCGGTATGGTCAAACGGAAATACGAAAACCGCTAGTGCATCTGCCCTCTTGAATCATTCGTTTAATAAAAATTGGAAACTCAATTTCAATTCATCCTACCAAAATTATGATCGTGAATGGAAAGGAACTGAACGTATTCAAATTAACAATCCAAACGGCACTTGGAGTCGTCCATTAGGACAAAATAAAAACTTAGAAGAAATTTTGGGAGAGCAATTAAGTCTGCAAGGTTGTTTTACTACTGGAAAAATTAAACACCAAACCTTTTCGGGAATCGATTATGAAAATTCAGTAGCTACAGCAAATACTTTTGTTTTCTCACCTGTATATTATGACACCATTAATGTTTTTACTTTCAATCCAAATAATCAAACTACAGCTGAACCCAATGCAGCCAATACCCAAAAAGCAATTACAACAACCAACCGTTTTGGAATTTATGCTCAAGATTTAATATCGTTTACCGAAAAATTCAAGATGTTGGCAGGAATCCGTTGGTCTTGGCAAGAAGCACAAGCTGCAACATATAAATTAACTACAAATCCGGTTAGTATTACAAAAGGGATTCGACTACAAGACAAAGCGTTTTCGCCAAAAATTGGATTCATCTATCAACCTGATAAAAATTCGTCAGTATTTGCAAGCTATTCTAATTCGTTTACACCAAATACTGGCACTACAGCTGATTTAAAACCTATTGAAGCATCGATTATTGATCAATATGAAATAGGAATTAAAAAAGATTTTTGGAATGGAATCTTGAGTACTAATGTTACAGTGTATCAAATTACCAACAGCAATTTGTCACAAACCGCCGAGTTCAAAGCCGATGGTATTACTCAAAATACGGACACTACCATCAAAGTGTTGAATGGAGAAACCAAAAGTAAAGGAATTGAAATTGACATTAATGCAAAACCAATAGACGGATTAAATATTGCAGCTGGATACAGCTATAACGACAGCCGTTATTCTAAAACCAATAAAGTGAACGGTGGTTTTATTGAAGGCGACAGATTAGTTAAAACTCCTGCAAATACAGCTAATTTAAGTTTCTTTTACAACATTCCATCAGGAAAACTAAAAGGGGTTTCTTTAGGGGCAATAGGAAACTATATTGGAGAGCGTTTTGGGGGATGGAACGATCAATATGTGGTAAATACAACTACAGGTGCAGTGACAATTAATGACAGAGACATTCCGTTGCAAGGATATACAACTGTAGATATTTCTGCTGGATATTCGCATAAAAAATGGAGCATTTTATGTAAACTTTCTAATATCACCAATGAATTAAATTATACTGTTCATGAGAATTACAGTGTGAATCCAATTGCTCCACGCCAAATCATAACTAATTTAAAATATAAATTTTAA
- a CDS encoding alpha/beta fold hydrolase, protein MINFTIYENKDSDQWVTFVHGAGGSSSIWFKQIRDFQKEYNVLLLDLRGHGASQTNLKKAFKQKYTFSALANDILEVLDHLRIQKSHFVGISLGTILIRQLAEMYPERVQSMIMGGAILKMNFRSQILMFVGNIFKYILPYLVLYRFFAFVIMPNKNHKQSRILFINEAKKLYQKEFIKWFKLTAEINPVLRWFRQVELNIPTLYVMGEEDYMFLPSVRKVVQSHYRSSQLCVIQNSGHVVNVEQPNVFNAKVLSFIKVNR, encoded by the coding sequence TTGATTAATTTTACCATTTACGAAAATAAAGATAGCGACCAATGGGTGACTTTTGTCCATGGGGCTGGTGGCAGTTCGTCTATATGGTTCAAACAAATTCGTGATTTTCAAAAAGAATATAATGTATTGTTGTTGGATTTACGTGGTCATGGAGCTTCTCAAACCAACTTGAAAAAGGCATTCAAACAAAAATATACTTTTTCGGCACTTGCCAATGACATTCTAGAAGTATTGGATCATTTACGAATACAGAAATCACATTTCGTAGGAATTTCATTGGGTACAATTTTAATTCGTCAATTGGCTGAAATGTACCCAGAACGCGTGCAAAGTATGATTATGGGTGGTGCTATTCTTAAAATGAATTTCCGTTCTCAAATTTTAATGTTTGTGGGAAATATTTTTAAGTATATATTACCTTATTTGGTATTGTATCGCTTTTTTGCTTTTGTGATAATGCCTAATAAAAATCACAAGCAATCTCGAATTCTGTTTATAAACGAAGCAAAAAAATTGTACCAAAAAGAATTCATTAAATGGTTCAAATTAACTGCCGAAATTAATCCGGTTTTGCGATGGTTTCGCCAAGTAGAATTGAATATCCCTACTTTGTATGTAATGGGAGAAGAAGATTATATGTTTTTACCTTCCGTGCGTAAAGTAGTGCAAAGTCATTACCGAAGTTCTCAACTATGTGTAATTCAGAATTCAGGACATGTTGTTAA
- a CDS encoding DUF6265 family protein → MRQVFLFLSICLLLFSCTNNSKNEKIRASQWLLGQWKNTSEEGIIAENWSQPNDSTLIATSYYIKEEDTLHFENIILKETEGELVYETSIKGQNNDKPILFPLLSETENELIFENLQNDYPQKIKYQRNSKSGITISVSGKQAKKIVSEQFKMTKSN, encoded by the coding sequence ATGCGTCAAGTCTTTCTTTTTTTATCAATATGCCTATTGCTATTTTCGTGCACTAACAACTCAAAAAACGAAAAAATAAGAGCATCTCAATGGCTTTTAGGTCAATGGAAAAACACATCCGAAGAAGGAATTATAGCTGAAAATTGGAGCCAACCCAACGATAGTACCTTGATTGCAACTTCTTATTACATCAAAGAAGAAGATACATTACATTTTGAAAATATTATTTTAAAAGAAACAGAGGGCGAATTAGTGTATGAAACCTCCATCAAAGGCCAAAACAATGACAAACCCATTCTATTCCCTTTACTTTCAGAAACAGAGAATGAATTGATTTTTGAGAACCTCCAAAATGATTATCCTCAAAAAATCAAATACCAACGCAACTCAAAATCAGGAATTACTATTTCCGTTTCAGGAAAACAAGCTAAAAAAATAGTATCCGAACAATTTAAAATGACGAAAAGCAATTAA
- the katG gene encoding catalase/peroxidase HPI produces MKKVFLLTSLFVASISMAQEATCPVTGKTASSAKESAAYDKHGSMSAAHGAPAEKGSAQVNKNKEWWPNQLNLDLLRQNSSMSNPMGADFDYNKEFKKLDYAALKNDLRNLMTDSQDWWPADFGHYGGLFIRMAWHSAGTYRSGDGRGGSRAGQQRFAPLNSWPDNGNLDKARRLLWPIKQKYGNKISWADLMILTGNVALESMGFKTFGFAGGRADVWEPESNVYWGSETKWLDDKRYSEGRKLESPLAAVQMGLIYVNPEGPNGNPDPVLAAKDIRETFGRMGMNDEETVALIAGGHTLGKTHGAGDAKHVGNAPEAGTIEEQGFGWKSDYKSGKGTDAITSGLEVTWTSTPAKWSHDYLTFLFKYDWELTTSPAGAKQWIAKTNDKIIPDAFDKNKMHKPYMLTTDLSLRYDPIYEKISKRFLEDQNAFNDAFARAWFKLTHRDMGPKTTYLGPEAPTEDLIWQDPIPALNHEVVNDKDIKALKAEIAKSGLSISELVSTAWASASTYRGSDRRGGANGARIRLEPQKNWAANNPKQLNKVLPVLENIQKNFNAKNATRKISMADLIVLSGVYAVETAAKNAGHAVNVPFTAGRMDATQEQTDVKGMAVLEPTADGFRNYLKTKYTVATEALLVDKAQLLTLTAPEMTVLVGGLRALNANYDGSKHGVFTTEKDKLTNDFFTNLLDINTVWTAVNDEKEVFEGKDRTSGAAKWTATRADLIFGSNSELRALAEVYGSNDAKGKFVNDFVAAWNKVMMLDFFTAKK; encoded by the coding sequence ATGAAAAAAGTATTTTTACTAACAAGCTTATTTGTTGCCAGTATAAGTATGGCGCAAGAAGCTACTTGTCCAGTTACAGGTAAAACAGCCAGTAGTGCTAAAGAATCAGCTGCTTATGACAAGCACGGTTCAATGTCTGCTGCGCATGGGGCTCCTGCTGAAAAAGGAAGTGCACAAGTTAATAAAAACAAAGAATGGTGGCCTAATCAATTGAATTTAGACTTATTACGCCAAAATTCAAGTATGTCAAATCCAATGGGAGCTGACTTTGATTACAATAAAGAGTTCAAAAAACTAGATTATGCAGCATTGAAGAACGATTTGCGTAATTTAATGACAGATTCACAAGATTGGTGGCCTGCTGATTTTGGTCATTATGGCGGGTTGTTCATTCGTATGGCTTGGCATAGTGCAGGTACTTACCGTTCAGGAGACGGACGTGGAGGTTCTCGTGCAGGTCAACAACGTTTCGCGCCTTTAAACAGTTGGCCGGATAATGGCAACTTGGATAAAGCTCGTCGTTTGTTATGGCCAATCAAACAGAAATATGGAAACAAAATTTCTTGGGCGGATTTGATGATCTTAACAGGAAATGTAGCTTTAGAATCTATGGGATTCAAAACTTTTGGTTTTGCTGGAGGTAGAGCCGATGTTTGGGAACCAGAATCTAATGTGTATTGGGGATCTGAAACTAAATGGTTAGATGACAAGCGTTATTCTGAAGGAAGAAAGTTAGAATCTCCATTAGCAGCGGTGCAAATGGGACTGATTTATGTGAATCCAGAGGGACCTAATGGGAATCCTGATCCAGTTTTGGCAGCGAAAGATATTAGAGAAACATTCGGAAGAATGGGAATGAATGATGAAGAGACTGTTGCATTAATTGCTGGAGGACACACTTTAGGAAAAACACACGGTGCTGGTGACGCAAAACACGTTGGTAATGCACCAGAAGCTGGAACAATTGAAGAGCAAGGTTTTGGATGGAAGAGCGATTACAAATCGGGTAAAGGGACTGATGCTATCACTTCTGGTTTAGAAGTTACTTGGACATCAACTCCAGCGAAATGGAGTCATGATTACTTAACTTTTTTGTTTAAGTACGATTGGGAGTTGACTACAAGTCCTGCAGGAGCTAAGCAATGGATTGCTAAGACGAATGATAAAATTATTCCAGATGCATTTGATAAAAATAAAATGCACAAACCGTATATGTTAACAACGGATTTATCATTGCGATATGATCCAATTTATGAGAAAATTTCAAAACGTTTCTTAGAAGATCAAAATGCTTTTAATGATGCATTTGCACGTGCTTGGTTCAAATTGACTCACCGTGATATGGGACCTAAAACTACCTATTTAGGACCTGAAGCACCTACTGAAGATTTAATCTGGCAAGATCCAATTCCTGCTTTGAATCATGAAGTAGTAAATGATAAAGACATAAAAGCATTGAAAGCTGAGATTGCAAAATCAGGTTTGTCAATTAGTGAATTAGTATCTACTGCTTGGGCTTCAGCGTCAACTTACCGTGGATCGGATAGAAGAGGAGGAGCAAATGGAGCAAGAATTCGTTTAGAGCCACAAAAAAACTGGGCTGCTAACAACCCTAAACAATTGAATAAAGTGTTGCCAGTTCTTGAAAACATTCAGAAAAATTTCAATGCTAAAAATGCTACTAGAAAAATTTCAATGGCTGATTTAATTGTTCTTTCTGGTGTGTATGCTGTTGAAACGGCTGCTAAAAATGCAGGACATGCGGTAAATGTTCCTTTTACAGCTGGCAGAATGGATGCTACTCAAGAACAAACGGATGTAAAAGGAATGGCTGTTTTAGAGCCAACTGCTGATGGTTTCCGTAATTATTTGAAAACAAAATATACGGTAGCTACAGAAGCATTATTGGTAGATAAAGCTCAGTTATTAACGTTGACAGCTCCAGAAATGACTGTTTTAGTTGGTGGTTTGCGTGCGTTAAATGCTAATTATGACGGTTCTAAACACGGTGTTTTCACTACAGAAAAAGACAAGTTAACGAATGATTTCTTTACTAATCTTTTAGATATTAACACAGTTTGGACTGCAGTTAATGACGAAAAAGAAGTATTTGAAGGAAAAGATAGAACTTCGGGTGCAGCAAAATGGACTGCTACACGTGCTGACTTGATTTTTGGGTCTAATTCTGAGTTGAGAGCTTTAGCTGAAGTGTACGGAAGTAATGATGCTAAAGGAAAATTCGTAAATGATTTCGTAGCAGCATGGAATAAAGTAATGATGCTTGACTTTTTTACTGCTAAAAAATAA
- a CDS encoding PepSY-associated TM helix domain-containing protein produces the protein MKKINWRDLHRDLGYFYIGLIVSFAFSGLLMNHRDVWHPEKYTLETKAIEVQLPAKSEINEKYAEELAKKLGIEGKLKRQMVKKGEFRMSFENQDVEIDLKTGKGEIISFLKTPIISQTMKLHKNTSNFWIYYSDIFAISLIIIALTGTIMVKAGKFSWKQRGWKLAVAGIIFPLLFLFLLG, from the coding sequence ATGAAAAAAATTAATTGGAGAGACTTACACAGAGATTTAGGGTATTTTTATATTGGATTGATTGTATCCTTTGCCTTTTCTGGATTATTAATGAATCACCGTGATGTATGGCATCCAGAAAAATACACTTTGGAAACCAAAGCTATTGAAGTACAATTACCTGCTAAAAGCGAAATAAATGAAAAATATGCTGAGGAATTAGCCAAAAAATTAGGCATCGAAGGAAAATTAAAACGCCAAATGGTTAAAAAAGGAGAATTCAGAATGTCTTTTGAAAACCAAGACGTAGAAATTGACTTAAAAACGGGTAAAGGAGAAATTATTTCGTTTTTGAAAACACCAATCATAAGTCAAACAATGAAGTTACACAAGAATACCTCTAACTTTTGGATTTACTATTCGGATATATTTGCAATAAGTCTAATTATCATTGCCTTAACAGGAACTATTATGGTCAAAGCCGGAAAGTTCAGTTGGAAACAACGCGGATGGAAATTAGCCGTTGCTGGAATTATTTTCCCTTTACTTTTCTTGTTTTTATTGGGTTAA
- the pyrF gene encoding orotidine-5'-phosphate decarboxylase gives MTTQQLIDQIQLKKSFLCVGLDVDLNKIPQHLLETEDPIFEFNKAIIDATHDLAVSYKPNTAFYEAYGIKGWLSLEKTIRYINENYPAIFTIADAKRGDIGNTSTMYAKAFFEDLNFDSVTVAPYMGKDSVEPFLAFEDKHTIMLALTSNEGAFDFQTLNVNGTELYKQVLETSKSWKNSHNLMYVVGATKAEYFTEIRKIVPDSFLLVPGVGAQGGSLSEVCKYGMNANVGLLINSSRAIIYASNGIDFAEKARAEALQMQQEMMAILS, from the coding sequence ATGACAACACAACAATTAATTGATCAAATTCAACTCAAAAAATCATTCCTATGTGTAGGTTTGGATGTGGATTTGAATAAGATTCCGCAGCATTTATTAGAAACTGAAGATCCGATTTTTGAATTCAACAAAGCCATTATTGATGCGACTCATGATTTGGCAGTTTCGTATAAACCCAACACCGCTTTTTATGAAGCTTATGGAATTAAAGGTTGGTTGTCGTTAGAAAAAACAATTCGTTATATCAACGAAAACTACCCAGCTATTTTCACCATTGCCGATGCTAAAAGAGGCGATATTGGGAATACGTCTACGATGTATGCCAAAGCATTTTTTGAAGATTTGAATTTTGATTCGGTTACTGTGGCTCCCTATATGGGTAAAGATTCGGTAGAACCATTTTTAGCATTCGAAGACAAACATACAATTATGTTGGCCTTGACTTCTAACGAAGGAGCGTTTGATTTTCAAACGTTGAATGTGAATGGAACTGAATTGTACAAACAAGTTTTGGAAACATCCAAATCTTGGAAAAACAGTCACAATTTGATGTATGTTGTGGGTGCAACCAAAGCAGAATATTTTACAGAGATTAGAAAAATAGTTCCGGACAGTTTCTTGTTAGTTCCTGGAGTAGGAGCGCAAGGAGGAAGCCTATCTGAGGTTTGTAAATACGGAATGAATGCTAATGTGGGATTGTTGATTAATTCGTCGAGAGCGATTATTTATGCTTCAAATGGAATTGATTTTGCTGAAAAAGCAAGAGCTGAAGCCTTACAAATGCAGCAAGAAATGATGGCTATTTTGAGTTAA
- the prfA gene encoding peptide chain release factor 1 has protein sequence MLDRLQIVKQRFDEISDLIIQPDVISDQKRYVQLNQEYKGLKALAEKRDEYVLLMANIDEANEIISDGSDAEMVEMAKMQLDEAKERLPELEEEIKFMLIPKDPEDAKNVMVEVRAGTGGDEASIFAGDLFRMYTKYCEGRGWRTSVVDMNEGTSGGFKEVIFEVTGEDVYGTLKFEAGVHRVQRVPQTETQGRVHTSAATVMVLPEAEEFDVQIDMNDVRVDFFCSSGPGGQSVNTTKSAVRLTHIPTGLVAQCQDQKSQHKNKDKALTVLRSRLYEMELAKKQEEDASKRTSQVSSGDRSAKIRTYNYAQGRVTDHRIGLTLYDLGNIMNGDIQKIVDELQLVNNTEKLKEASEVF, from the coding sequence ATGTTAGATAGACTTCAAATAGTAAAGCAACGTTTCGATGAGATTTCGGATTTGATTATTCAACCTGATGTAATTTCAGATCAGAAGCGTTATGTGCAATTGAATCAAGAATATAAAGGATTGAAAGCCTTGGCCGAGAAACGCGACGAGTATGTTTTGTTAATGGCTAATATTGATGAAGCCAACGAAATAATTTCGGATGGATCTGATGCTGAAATGGTAGAAATGGCCAAAATGCAATTAGACGAAGCTAAAGAGCGTTTGCCAGAACTAGAAGAAGAAATCAAATTCATGTTGATCCCTAAAGATCCTGAAGATGCTAAAAATGTAATGGTAGAGGTTCGTGCTGGAACTGGTGGAGACGAAGCGAGTATTTTTGCAGGAGATTTGTTCCGTATGTACACTAAATATTGTGAGGGTAGAGGCTGGAGAACATCGGTTGTAGATATGAACGAAGGAACTTCTGGTGGATTTAAAGAGGTTATTTTTGAAGTCACTGGAGAAGATGTATATGGAACTTTGAAGTTTGAAGCAGGAGTTCACCGTGTGCAACGTGTACCACAAACTGAAACACAAGGGCGTGTACACACATCGGCAGCAACAGTAATGGTGTTACCAGAAGCGGAAGAGTTTGATGTGCAAATTGATATGAATGATGTTCGTGTGGATTTCTTCTGTTCTTCAGGGCCTGGTGGTCAATCGGTAAATACGACTAAATCAGCCGTTCGTTTGACACACATTCCAACTGGATTGGTAGCACAATGTCAAGATCAGAAATCGCAACATAAAAATAAAGATAAGGCGTTAACGGTTTTACGCTCTCGTTTGTACGAAATGGAATTGGCTAAGAAACAAGAAGAAGATGCGTCTAAGCGTACTTCTCAAGTAAGTTCAGGTGACCGTTCAGCTAAAATTCGTACCTATAATTATGCGCAAGGTCGTGTAACGGATCACCGTATTGGGTTGACGTTATATGATTTGGGTAACATTATGAATGGCGATATTCAGAAAATTGTTGACGAATTGCAATTGGTAAACAATACTGAGAAACTGAAAGAAGCTAGCGAAGTTTTTTAG